The window CCTCCGGCGCCAGACGGCGGAGCCCTTCCTCTTCCTCTTCTGCACCTTCCTGGAGACCTACCTGCGCGAGTCGGGCGACCGCGAGATCCTGGAGGTGCTGCCGCCATTCCTGGCCTTCCGCGCCCTGGTGATCGCCCATCCGCTCTGGTACCCCGACCTGTCGCCCGCGGCCCGGCTGGCGCTCATCCACTTCGCGCGGCGGATGATGGCGGATCCATCCTTCGACCCTGGCGACCTGCTGGGGCTGTTCAGAGCCTCGCCGTGAGCTGGGCGATCTGGATCACCGGGCTTCCGGGCAGCGGCAAGTCCGTGCTGGCGCGCGCGGTCGTGGAGGCGCTGCGCGCGCGAGGAGAATCGGCGGTCGTGCTGGAGCTCGACGCGATCCGAAAGATCCTGACGCCCGCGCCGACTTACAGCGACGCCGAACGCGACATCGTCTATCGCGCCCTGGCCTATATGGCCAGGCTCCTCACCGAGTCCGGCGTCCCCATCATCGTCGACGCGACCGGACACCGCCGCGCGTGGCGTGACCTGGCGCGTGCCCTGATCCCGGCGTTCGCCGAGGTGCAGCTCACCTGTCCGATCGAGGTGTGTCGCCAGCGCGAGCGAACCCGCGCCGCGGGCAATGCGCCCCGGGGAATCTACGCGGCCGCCGGACAGCCCGGAGCGACGGTGCCCGGGGTGGACGTGCCCTACGAGCCCGCGCTGGACCCCGAGGTCACCGTGGACACCCTGGCCGAGGACGTGACCGCAGCGGTGCCGAGGATCGTTTCCATGGCGCGCGATCTGGCGCGCTCTTCTCCACCCAGGTTGCCCTCCGGCCTGGCCCGGGGATGGGCTGTCTGGATCACCGGGCTGCCCGGCAGCGGCAAGACCACGCTGGCCTCGGCGGTCGCAGAGCAGCTGGCTGCGCGCGGGATACCGGTCAGGCTGCTCGAGCTGACCGAGGTCCGCGAATTCCTCCTGCCGGACGCCGGCGGCGGCCCCAGGGGGGAGGACATCGTCTATCACGCACTGGTGTGCGCCGCCAAGCTGCTCACCGACGCCGGGGTGGCGGTCATCATCGACGCCACTGCGCCACGTCGTGCATGGCGCGAGCTGGCGCGGGCGCTGATCGGTCACTATGCCGAGGTCCAGCTGGTATGCCCGCCCGAGATCTGCGGCGACCGCGAACGGGCCTCGCGTTGGCAACCCGCGGTGTGCCCTCATGCCGGGCGGCGTAAGACGGCCGTCAGGGAGGCGCCGGACATCGTCTTCGGCTACGAGGGCTCCCTCAACCCGGAGCTGACGATCCACACGGGCGTCCGGAGCCTCTGGAGCGCGACCGCGGACATCCTCCGGCTTGCCCACCGCCTGCATCGAACCGCCATGATTTCGACGCCGCTCACCTGAAGGAGGCCACCATGCAAGTTCGAGATCTGATGACCCCTACCCCGATCACCGTGAGCCGGGAGACGTCCGTCTCCGAGGCGCGGGAGCTGATGACCAACGCCCGCATCCGCCACCTCCTGGTCACGGACGACACGCTGTTGGTGGGCATCGTCACCGATCGGGACATCCGTCTGAACCTCCCCTCGCCGGCCACGAGCCTTTCGGTCTGGGAGCTGAACTATCTCCTGAAGCGCCTCACCGTGGGCCAGGTCATGAGGGGGCCGGTCTTCACGATCGCCCATGACCGGGACGTTCGGGAGGCGGCCCGTATCATGCTGGAGCGACGGATCGGAGCGCTGCCGGTCGTCGAGGGGCGGTGCATCATTGGCATCGTCACCGAGACGGATCTCCTCCGTGCGTTCGTGCAGATCGCGGAACCTGACGAGACGACGGTGGGGGCGCGAGGCTGATGCAGTCCCAGCCGCGCCCGTGCATCCTCGCCGTGGACGACGAGGCCGATCTGCTCGCCACCTACGAGCGTCTCCTCGGGCGCCAGGGATATCGCGTCACCACGGCAACGACTCGGAGCATGGCGCTGGACGGGCTGGGCCGCGAGCACCCGGTGCTGGTCGTCGCCGACCTGCGCCTGGCCGACGGCGACGGCCTCGACGTCGTTCGGGCCGCCCGGGCCCTGGGCACGCCTCCGCTGGTGATCGTCGTCACCGGGTTTCCCTCGTCGGAGAGCCGCCAGCAAGCGTTGAACGCCGGGGCGTCCGCTTACTTGTTGAAGCCGTTTAGGGTGGCCACGTTCGCCGGGCTCGTCCAGGACCTGCTGCATCCTCAGTCGCGCGGTCCACGACCGTGAGTGCCCTTGTCTTCGAGCGCGCGCCGCTGCGGGTCTACTGGGAGCTCACCCGGGCCTGCGACCTGGCCTGCCGGCACTGCCGCGCCGAAGCGCAACCCTTCCGCCGGCTCGACGAGCTGCCCACACTGGAATGCGAGCGCGTGCTGCGCGAGCTGGCCTCGACGGGGCATCCCGCTCCCCACGTCATCTTCACGGGAGGGGACCCGCTCAAGCGCCCGGACTTGGTTCATCTCGTGCGGTACGGCACGGACCGGGGTCTGGGCATGTCGGTGGCGCCCAGCGCCACGCCGGGGCTCTCCCGCGATCTCGTGGACCACCTCAAGGCCGCCGGCGTCAGCGCCATGTCGCTCAGCCTCGATGGTCCCACCGCGGCCCACCACGACGGCATCCGCGGGGTGCTGGGTTGCTTCGGTTCGACGCTCGTCGCGGCGCAACGGATCGTCGGCGCCGGCATCCTCCTCCAGATCAACACGCTGGTGGCCGCCGAGACCGAGCCCCACCTCGAGGAGGTCGCGACGCTGGTCGCCGGGCTCGGCGCCGCCCGCTGGAGCCTGTTCTTCCTCGTGAACGTAGGCCGGGGGCAGACGCTCCGGTCGCTCAGCCCCATCGAGTGCGAGCGGACGCTGCGCTGGCTGGTCGCCAACGGGGGCCGCTGGCCCTTCACCGTCACCACCACCGAGGCGCCCCACTACCGGCGCGTCGTGATCCAGCGCATGCGCGCCGAAGGCCGGACCAGCGAGGAGATCCACTCGAGCCCGGCCGCGCGCGGCTTCGGGATCCGCGACGGCAACGGGATCATGTTCATCGCCGCCAACGGCGACGTCACGCCGTCGGGGTTCCTGCCGCTGGTGGCGGGCACCGTCCGCCAGACGAATCCGCTGACGATCTATCGCGACTCCGCGCTGTTCCGCGCCCTCCGCACGCCCGAAGTCTTCCGCGGGCGGTGCGGCGTCTGTCAGTTCCGGCGGGTGTGCGGGGGGTCGCGGGCCCGCGCGTGGGCCAGTGGCGGCGACGTGCTGGGGGAAGACCCGCTCTGCGCCTGGGAGCCACGGGCGGCCTGATCGACCTCGGGGCGCAGATGACCCATAGGGGCCGACGGGCCCCATGGCCGTCCTGCTCGAGCAGCGCTAACGTCGCGTTCTCGCTCACTTTTCAAATGGCAGCCCGGTTGCTTCATTCCTTGCCTGGAGCAGAGATTACCGACGAGGCGAGGAAGCGCTTATGAAGCTCGACAAGGCCCTGGTTCCGCTCGATGGCTCGCGACTGGCCGAAGCGGCGATCCCGATGGCCGTCGATCTCCTGAAAGACCATCCCACAGCGACGCTCGTGCTGGTGCGCGCCGCCGAGGCGTCCCGGCTGCCCGGCGTGGACCCGACGAAAGAGCAGATCCGCGTGGTCCGCGA of the Candidatus Methylomirabilota bacterium genome contains:
- a CDS encoding adenylyl-sulfate kinase, giving the protein MSWAIWITGLPGSGKSVLARAVVEALRARGESAVVLELDAIRKILTPAPTYSDAERDIVYRALAYMARLLTESGVPIIVDATGHRRAWRDLARALIPAFAEVQLTCPIEVCRQRERTRAAGNAPRGIYAAAGQPGATVPGVDVPYEPALDPEVTVDTLAEDVTAAVPRIVSMARDLARSSPPRLPSGLARGWAVWITGLPGSGKTTLASAVAEQLAARGIPVRLLELTEVREFLLPDAGGGPRGEDIVYHALVCAAKLLTDAGVAVIIDATAPRRAWRELARALIGHYAEVQLVCPPEICGDRERASRWQPAVCPHAGRRKTAVREAPDIVFGYEGSLNPELTIHTGVRSLWSATADILRLAHRLHRTAMISTPLT
- a CDS encoding CBS domain-containing protein → MQVRDLMTPTPITVSRETSVSEARELMTNARIRHLLVTDDTLLVGIVTDRDIRLNLPSPATSLSVWELNYLLKRLTVGQVMRGPVFTIAHDRDVREAARIMLERRIGALPVVEGRCIIGIVTETDLLRAFVQIAEPDETTVGARG
- a CDS encoding response regulator, with the protein product MQSQPRPCILAVDDEADLLATYERLLGRQGYRVTTATTRSMALDGLGREHPVLVVADLRLADGDGLDVVRAARALGTPPLVIVVTGFPSSESRQQALNAGASAYLLKPFRVATFAGLVQDLLHPQSRGPRP
- a CDS encoding TIGR04053 family radical SAM/SPASM domain-containing protein; protein product: MSALVFERAPLRVYWELTRACDLACRHCRAEAQPFRRLDELPTLECERVLRELASTGHPAPHVIFTGGDPLKRPDLVHLVRYGTDRGLGMSVAPSATPGLSRDLVDHLKAAGVSAMSLSLDGPTAAHHDGIRGVLGCFGSTLVAAQRIVGAGILLQINTLVAAETEPHLEEVATLVAGLGAARWSLFFLVNVGRGQTLRSLSPIECERTLRWLVANGGRWPFTVTTTEAPHYRRVVIQRMRAEGRTSEEIHSSPAARGFGIRDGNGIMFIAANGDVTPSGFLPLVAGTVRQTNPLTIYRDSALFRALRTPEVFRGRCGVCQFRRVCGGSRARAWASGGDVLGEDPLCAWEPRAA